Proteins from one Desulfonema limicola genomic window:
- the ribE gene encoding 6,7-dimethyl-8-ribityllumazine synthase encodes MPRYLEGNLTAEGKKFAIIASRFNDFITDRLLGGALDALVRSGAASDDIDIVKVPGAFEIPLIAKKMAAKGKYDAVICLGAVIRGATSHYDYVCAEVSKGIAMVSMESEMPVIFGILTTDTIEQAVERAGTKAGNKGWDSAITAVEMANLTEVVNQA; translated from the coding sequence ATGCCGAGATATCTTGAAGGCAATCTAACGGCTGAAGGTAAAAAATTTGCAATTATTGCCAGCCGTTTTAATGATTTTATCACTGACCGCCTGCTGGGCGGTGCCCTGGATGCATTGGTGCGAAGCGGGGCTGCAAGTGATGATATTGATATTGTAAAAGTGCCTGGAGCTTTTGAAATTCCCCTTATTGCCAAAAAAATGGCTGCCAAAGGCAAATATGATGCTGTTATCTGTCTGGGAGCAGTTATCAGGGGAGCGACTTCACATTATGATTATGTATGCGCCGAGGTTTCCAAAGGTATTGCAATGGTGAGCATGGAGTCTGAAATGCCTGTGATATTTGGTATTCTTACAACAGATACTATTGAACAGGCTGTTGAACGGGCTGGAACAAAGGCTGGAAACAAAGGCTGGGATTCAGCCATCACTGCTGTTGAAATGGCAAACCTGACAGAAGTTGTCAACCAGGCATAA
- the glyA gene encoding serine hydroxymethyltransferase, with protein MELNIIEKADPELFKAIAEELYRQKNTLELIASENIVSRAVMAVQGSVLTNKYAEGYPDKRYYGGCEFVDIAEKLAIERAKEIFGADYVNVQPHSGSQANMAVYFSLLEYKDTVLGMDLSHGGHLTHGSPASFSGKFFNFIHYGVNKDTGTIDYDALESLAKKHKPRMIVAGASAYPRILDFKRLSETAKSVGAFFMVDMAHIAGLVAAGLHPSPVPFADVVTSTTHKTLRGPRGGLILAKKDYGKKIDTNIFPGIQGGPLMHIIAAKALAFNDAKTLSFKEYQKDIVKNAGVLAERLMEKGINLVSGGTDNHMMLADLRNLGITGKQAQDILESTGITVNRNSIPFETQGPFVTSGIRIGTPAITSRGMRSAHMLLIADLIVDVLKNPNNEKIKNKVKADVRKLCNDFPIYPDLVCPDLEGSS; from the coding sequence TTGGAATTAAATATTATTGAAAAGGCAGACCCTGAGCTGTTCAAAGCTATAGCAGAAGAATTGTACAGACAGAAAAATACCCTTGAACTGATTGCATCTGAAAATATTGTAAGCCGGGCAGTTATGGCTGTTCAAGGCAGTGTTCTTACAAATAAATATGCAGAAGGCTATCCTGATAAAAGATATTATGGAGGATGTGAATTTGTTGATATTGCAGAAAAGCTTGCTATTGAACGGGCAAAAGAGATTTTTGGTGCTGATTATGTTAATGTTCAGCCCCATTCAGGTTCCCAGGCAAATATGGCTGTTTATTTCTCCCTTCTGGAATATAAAGACACAGTACTTGGAATGGATCTGTCCCATGGAGGCCATTTAACCCATGGCAGTCCTGCCAGTTTTTCAGGAAAATTTTTTAATTTTATCCATTACGGAGTCAACAAAGATACTGGTACCATTGATTATGATGCACTTGAGTCCCTGGCAAAAAAACATAAGCCCCGCATGATTGTAGCAGGTGCAAGTGCATACCCGCGTATTCTGGATTTTAAAAGGTTGTCAGAGACTGCAAAATCTGTTGGTGCTTTTTTTATGGTTGACATGGCTCATATTGCAGGTCTGGTTGCTGCCGGGCTTCACCCATCCCCTGTTCCTTTTGCAGATGTTGTAACATCAACAACCCATAAAACCTTAAGAGGTCCAAGAGGGGGTCTGATTCTGGCAAAAAAAGATTATGGGAAAAAAATTGACACTAATATATTTCCAGGTATTCAGGGCGGCCCTCTTATGCACATCATTGCTGCAAAGGCATTGGCTTTTAATGATGCCAAAACCCTGTCCTTTAAAGAATATCAAAAAGATATTGTAAAAAATGCAGGGGTTCTGGCGGAACGGCTCATGGAAAAAGGGATTAACCTGGTATCAGGGGGTACAGATAATCACATGATGCTGGCTGATCTTAGAAATCTTGGCATAACAGGAAAGCAGGCTCAGGATATATTGGAAAGCACAGGCATAACAGTAAACAGAAATTCCATTCCTTTTGAAACCCAGGGGCCTTTTGTAACAAGCGGTATTCGTATTGGTACACCTGCTATAACATCCAGAGGAATGAGGTCTGCTCACATGCTGCTTATTGCTGATTTAATAGTTGATGTTCTGAAAAATCCAAATAATGAAAAAATAAAAAACAAAGTCAAGGCAGATGTCAGGAAATTGTGTAATGATTTTCCCATTTATCCTGACCTGGTTTGTCCTGATTTGGAAGGCAGCAGCTAA
- the nusB gene encoding transcription antitermination factor NusB: MKNRRKSRELTLQALFYMDMRQNISMEALELYQGCFDIPVESEPFFLALAKGVMENILQIDRIIERFSSNWKISRMPCVDRNIMRTAVYEMMFCRDIPIKVSINEAIDIGKKFGTEESGAFINGILDSIHIALEKKEIQTDFSSRVIIPESISYESYNKPEKGDEPEPAKFSQVKGHPGVVRRRVKNVQACPDAIQKQ, encoded by the coding sequence ATGAAAAACCGTCGTAAATCAAGGGAATTAACATTACAGGCCCTGTTCTATATGGATATGCGTCAAAATATTTCCATGGAAGCTTTGGAGCTTTACCAGGGATGTTTTGATATTCCCGTAGAGAGCGAGCCTTTTTTTTTAGCACTTGCCAAAGGTGTTATGGAAAATATTTTGCAGATTGACAGGATAATCGAACGTTTTTCCAGTAACTGGAAAATCAGCCGTATGCCGTGTGTGGACCGCAATATTATGCGCACTGCAGTATATGAAATGATGTTTTGCCGGGATATTCCAATAAAAGTCTCCATAAATGAAGCTATTGACATAGGGAAAAAATTCGGAACCGAAGAATCTGGAGCGTTTATTAATGGAATTCTTGACAGTATTCATATTGCCCTGGAAAAAAAAGAGATTCAAACAGATTTTAGTTCCAGAGTAATAATACCGGAAAGTATTAGTTATGAGTCTTATAATAAACCTGAAAAAGGTGATGAGCCTGAACCTGCTAAATTTTCACAGGTAAAAGGACATCCAGGGGTTGTCAGACGCCGTGTTAAAAATGTGCAGGCCTGTCCTGATGCAATACAAAAGCAGTAG
- a CDS encoding riboflavin synthase: MFTGIIEGLGTIADMKPSGQGRKLTIDADFVLDQTKPGDSIAVNGACLTAVKIQGKHRFTVDVSPETIVQTCFSYAKPGDRVNLERALLLSSRIDGHLVSGHIDGMGTIKNKNIQSNAIIITFGISQKTAGYMIHKGSVAVDGVSLTINRCDLNSFDVSIIPHTAKLTTIGFKKIGESVNIETDMIGKYVEKFVTGKKDVPGKESVSGLDKNFLMKNGFI; this comes from the coding sequence ATGTTTACAGGAATTATCGAAGGGCTTGGAACCATAGCTGATATGAAGCCTTCAGGCCAGGGGCGCAAACTTACCATAGATGCTGATTTTGTACTGGATCAGACAAAACCAGGAGACAGTATTGCTGTAAACGGAGCATGTTTAACAGCAGTTAAAATTCAAGGAAAACATCGTTTTACCGTGGATGTTTCCCCTGAAACCATAGTGCAGACCTGTTTTTCATATGCAAAACCAGGAGACAGGGTAAATCTTGAACGGGCACTTCTCCTTTCGTCCCGTATTGACGGACACCTGGTTTCAGGACATATAGACGGCATGGGAACTATTAAAAATAAAAATATTCAAAGCAATGCCATCATCATTACCTTTGGCATTTCTCAAAAAACAGCCGGTTATATGATACATAAAGGTTCTGTTGCAGTTGACGGAGTCAGTTTGACCATTAACAGGTGTGATTTAAACAGCTTTGATGTAAGCATTATTCCCCATACTGCAAAGCTTACAACAATTGGGTTTAAAAAAATTGGTGAGTCTGTAAATATTGAAACCGACATGATCGGTAAATATGTGGAAAAATTTGTTACAGGAAAAAAAGATGTTCCTGGAAAAGAATCAGTATCTGGACTTGATAAAAATTTTCTCATGAAAAATGGATTTATATAA
- the ribD gene encoding bifunctional diaminohydroxyphosphoribosylaminopyrimidine deaminase/5-amino-6-(5-phosphoribosylamino)uracil reductase RibD: MNDKLLMRTALELAEKGRGFTSPNPMVGALVVKDGNIVGRGYHKAAGLAHAEVNAINDAGEKAVGADLYVTLEPCNHQGRTPPCTQKILQAGIKRVFVAVDDPNPDVKGGGNKYLEANGVTVISGICESEAKKLNEIFIKYTKTKLPFVILKCASTLDGRIASRTGDARWVSGEESREFVHQIRHQVDGIMVGIKTVISDDPSLTTRLKHGKGLDPVRIILDTRLSIPENAKLLSLNSKSKTIIVTSTDTNADYDKKERILKDKGAGILKIPLKNGLIDLGYLMYQLGNMGITSLLIEGGSRVIASALKAGIVDKIMFFYAPKILGGDDGFPICRGPGPEFMNQSKFVKDLNIRRFGEDIMIEGYIDNSSSNPQTF, translated from the coding sequence ATGAATGATAAATTATTAATGAGAACAGCTCTTGAGCTTGCAGAAAAAGGCAGGGGGTTTACATCTCCTAATCCTATGGTCGGGGCCTTGGTTGTTAAAGATGGAAATATTGTAGGCAGAGGTTATCATAAAGCAGCAGGTCTTGCCCATGCTGAAGTAAATGCTATTAATGATGCAGGAGAAAAGGCTGTGGGAGCAGACCTTTATGTAACCCTTGAGCCTTGCAATCACCAGGGCAGAACACCTCCATGTACTCAAAAAATTTTACAGGCAGGTATTAAAAGGGTGTTTGTGGCTGTAGATGATCCCAATCCTGATGTAAAAGGCGGGGGAAATAAGTATCTGGAAGCAAATGGAGTCACGGTAATTTCAGGAATCTGTGAATCTGAAGCAAAAAAGCTTAATGAAATCTTTATTAAATATACAAAAACAAAACTTCCTTTTGTTATCTTAAAATGTGCTTCAACCCTTGACGGCAGGATTGCATCCAGGACCGGGGATGCAAGATGGGTATCAGGAGAAGAATCAAGGGAGTTTGTTCATCAGATCAGGCATCAGGTTGACGGGATTATGGTTGGGATAAAAACTGTAATAAGCGATGATCCAAGTCTTACAACCAGGCTAAAGCACGGCAAAGGACTTGATCCTGTTCGTATTATCCTTGACACCAGGCTTTCAATTCCTGAAAATGCAAAATTATTAAGCCTTAATTCCAAATCTAAAACCATTATAGTAACCAGTACTGACACCAATGCTGATTATGATAAAAAGGAACGCATTTTAAAAGACAAGGGAGCTGGAATACTTAAAATTCCTCTTAAAAACGGGCTTATTGATCTGGGATATTTAATGTATCAACTGGGGAATATGGGTATAACCAGTCTTTTAATTGAAGGAGGAAGCCGGGTTATTGCTTCTGCTCTTAAAGCCGGGATAGTTGATAAAATCATGTTTTTTTATGCACCTAAAATCCTGGGCGGAGATGATGGTTTCCCTATATGCAGGGGGCCTGGGCCTGAATTTATGAACCAGAGTAAATTTGTTAAGGATTTAAATATCCGGCGGTTTGGTGAAGATATTATGATTGAAGGATATATTGATAACAGCAGCAGCAACCCCCAAACTTTTTAA
- a CDS encoding deoxycytidylate deaminase → MPDTRPSWEEYFMDIAKLVSKRSTCIRRLVGAVIVKDKRILTTGYNGAPSGMAHCTELGCLRKSLNIPSGERHELCRGIHAEQNAIIQAAFHGVSIKDSFLFCTNLPCSICAKMIINSGIKKIYYESGYADKMSLEMLQEAGIEIVKIEEQEHE, encoded by the coding sequence ATGCCTGATACCCGCCCCTCCTGGGAAGAATATTTTATGGATATTGCAAAACTTGTGTCCAAACGTTCAACATGTATCAGGCGTTTGGTAGGTGCAGTGATTGTCAAGGATAAACGTATTTTGACTACTGGTTATAACGGGGCACCTTCAGGAATGGCACACTGCACAGAACTTGGATGCCTGAGAAAATCCCTTAATATCCCTTCAGGTGAACGCCATGAATTGTGCCGCGGTATTCATGCAGAACAAAATGCCATAATCCAGGCTGCATTTCACGGGGTTTCCATTAAAGATTCATTTTTATTCTGTACCAATCTTCCTTGTTCAATATGTGCTAAAATGATTATAAATTCAGGTATAAAAAAGATATATTATGAATCAGGATATGCTGATAAAATGTCTTTGGAAATGCTTCAGGAGGCAGGAATTGAAATTGTTAAAATAGAAGAGCAGGAACATGAATAG
- a CDS encoding bifunctional acetyl-CoA hydrolase/transferase family protein/GNAT family N-acetyltransferase, whose amino-acid sequence MNMQKCPPQKLVSAEQAISNIKKGSRVFIGSGCGEPRHLIHALARNKDMQEIMIYQMLSFTLAEYMDNRDFLKRFSLKLFFISASMRKAAFEGKIDYIPAYLSEIPELFDSNQIGLDAALIQISPPDKFGYCSLGISVDVTQSGCRNAKMVIAQVNPKMPRTWGDSFVHIDEIDWFVPFEEPLINAVPDIPDKEVASRIGFYVSELIEDGVTLQIGFGRLPYMILQCLDKKHDLGIHTQMITDAFIPLFENGNITNTKKNLMPGRAVATLCMGSEKIYDYVDNNPKFYFRSSDFVNNPAVAARNDNLVSISSALEVDLTGQVCADSVGYLFYSGIGDQANFIRGAAMSKGGFSIIALPSTAKNGTISRIVPTLSQGAGVATLRGDVNFVVTEYGIAQLRGKSIYQRVMELAQIAHPDFRSSLVESAKNYHYIFSDQLAPISEDLIFTERYKTRITLKNGKSMSVRPILPTDEFAYRNFFYSLLEETVYYRFFHKITLFTHEMAQDHWSSLDYRKNISLIGMVRNKGHKEIIAIGSYAESDDNRAEVAFVVREDFHGMGIASHLLKDLEKIAKENGYKGFCATVLPDNKSMIKVFQKRFPGCTSRFEEGSIFVIMDFDEQP is encoded by the coding sequence ATGAATATGCAAAAATGTCCTCCACAAAAACTGGTCAGTGCAGAGCAGGCTATTTCCAATATCAAAAAAGGAAGCCGTGTTTTTATTGGTTCAGGCTGCGGTGAACCCAGACATTTAATTCATGCTCTGGCGCGCAATAAGGATATGCAGGAAATCATGATTTATCAAATGCTTTCCTTTACACTGGCAGAATATATGGATAACAGGGACTTTCTTAAACGTTTTTCCCTTAAACTTTTTTTTATCAGTGCAAGTATGCGAAAAGCTGCATTTGAAGGAAAAATTGATTATATTCCTGCATATTTATCTGAAATTCCAGAATTATTTGACAGCAACCAGATCGGTTTAGATGCTGCACTTATCCAAATCAGCCCTCCTGACAAATTTGGCTATTGCAGTCTGGGAATTTCCGTTGATGTAACCCAGTCAGGGTGCAGAAATGCAAAAATGGTAATTGCACAGGTTAATCCCAAAATGCCCCGGACCTGGGGAGACAGTTTTGTGCATATTGATGAGATAGACTGGTTTGTACCTTTTGAAGAACCTTTGATTAATGCAGTGCCTGATATTCCTGACAAAGAGGTTGCATCACGTATTGGTTTTTATGTTTCTGAACTTATTGAAGACGGGGTAACCCTTCAGATCGGATTTGGCAGGCTTCCTTATATGATACTGCAATGCCTTGATAAAAAACATGATCTTGGCATCCATACCCAGATGATTACTGATGCTTTTATACCTCTTTTTGAAAACGGAAATATAACAAACACCAAAAAAAACCTTATGCCTGGCAGGGCTGTTGCGACCCTTTGCATGGGTTCGGAAAAAATATATGATTATGTTGATAATAACCCGAAATTTTATTTCCGTTCTTCGGATTTTGTAAATAACCCGGCAGTTGCTGCACGAAATGACAATCTTGTTTCCATAAGTTCAGCCCTTGAGGTTGATCTCACAGGCCAGGTCTGTGCTGATTCTGTTGGATACCTTTTTTACAGCGGAATAGGAGATCAGGCTAATTTTATCAGGGGTGCTGCCATGTCCAAAGGCGGTTTTTCCATTATAGCCCTGCCTTCCACAGCAAAAAACGGTACGATTTCACGTATTGTCCCTACTTTAAGCCAGGGCGCAGGTGTTGCAACCTTGAGAGGGGATGTTAATTTTGTTGTAACTGAATACGGCATTGCCCAGCTTAGGGGAAAAAGCATTTATCAGCGTGTAATGGAACTTGCCCAGATTGCACATCCTGATTTTCGTTCCAGCCTTGTGGAATCTGCAAAAAACTATCATTATATATTTTCAGACCAGCTTGCCCCTATTTCAGAAGATCTTATTTTTACAGAAAGATATAAAACCCGCATAACATTAAAAAACGGAAAAAGCATGTCTGTAAGGCCTATTTTACCAACAGATGAATTTGCATATAGAAATTTTTTCTATTCTCTTCTTGAAGAAACAGTTTATTACAGATTTTTTCACAAAATCACATTATTTACCCATGAAATGGCCCAGGATCACTGGTCAAGCCTTGATTATAGAAAAAATATCTCGCTGATCGGCATGGTCAGAAATAAAGGACACAAAGAAATAATTGCTATTGGCTCCTATGCTGAATCTGATGACAACAGGGCAGAGGTGGCATTTGTGGTTCGTGAGGATTTTCATGGAATGGGCATAGCTTCTCATCTACTAAAAGATCTTGAAAAAATTGCAAAAGAAAATGGATATAAAGGATTTTGCGCTACAGTTCTGCCTGACAACAAAAGCATGATAAAGGTATTTCAAAAAAGATTTCCAGGATGCACAAGCAGATTTGAAGAAGGCAGTATATTTGTTATAATGGATTTTGATGAACAGCCCTGA
- a CDS encoding cyclic nucleotide-binding domain-containing protein, which yields MNNDLAKQERLIDTYVQQQRTEEAVELLFQLIVNYAREKNFIKAEALREKLFEIDSMALTQIIKSAEIIEEEKSESVDSNHMDIWSDFYKNLTTEETNIFYFALTKKIFHPDEVVFSQGDINDKLWFVDQGQLKMVYSQKGVEKLIKTMGPGSLAGEDTFFSISVCTTSLTALGRTGVNYLNIETYNRWQTEFPTLASKVELYCSNLMKNAKLLQEKGLNRREHRRIKISGTILFQVLNREGKPIGKAFKGDLSDISIGGLSFFIKTSNRKNALMLLGRKLNVKFSLPMGKTNLETKQKGTITGVINHLFRDYSIHMRFDNLLSRLVVEEMQLIQDAHGNKESEKADKSIA from the coding sequence ATGAATAATGATTTGGCAAAACAGGAGCGGTTGATTGATACATATGTTCAGCAGCAGAGAACAGAAGAAGCTGTTGAATTATTATTCCAGCTGATTGTTAATTATGCCAGGGAAAAAAATTTTATAAAAGCAGAAGCATTGCGTGAAAAACTTTTTGAAATTGATTCTATGGCACTTACACAAATTATTAAATCTGCTGAAATTATTGAAGAAGAAAAAAGCGAGTCTGTTGACAGCAATCATATGGATATATGGTCAGATTTTTATAAGAACCTGACTACTGAAGAAACCAATATTTTTTATTTTGCTTTAACTAAAAAAATCTTTCACCCGGATGAGGTTGTTTTCAGCCAGGGAGACATCAATGATAAACTCTGGTTTGTTGATCAGGGACAGTTAAAAATGGTTTATAGTCAAAAAGGGGTTGAAAAATTAATAAAAACAATGGGCCCTGGTTCTCTTGCAGGTGAGGATACATTTTTTTCCATTAGTGTCTGTACAACCTCCTTGACTGCACTTGGCCGTACAGGTGTTAATTATCTGAACATAGAAACATATAACAGATGGCAGACAGAATTTCCGACCCTGGCCTCCAAGGTTGAGCTGTATTGTTCCAATCTCATGAAAAATGCAAAACTGCTTCAAGAAAAAGGATTAAACAGAAGAGAACATCGAAGGATCAAAATCTCAGGCACCATCCTTTTTCAGGTTTTGAATAGAGAAGGCAAGCCCATTGGAAAAGCTTTTAAAGGCGATCTTTCTGATATTTCAATTGGAGGTTTATCTTTTTTTATAAAAACATCAAACAGGAAAAATGCTCTTATGCTCCTCGGGCGCAAGTTAAATGTTAAATTCAGCCTGCCAATGGGCAAGACAAATCTTGAAACCAAGCAAAAAGGAACCATAACCGGTGTAATTAATCATCTTTTCAGGGATTATTCCATACACATGAGATTTGATAATTTACTGAGCAGGCTTGTTGTAGAAGAAATGCAGTTGATCCAGGATGCCCATGGCAATAAAGAATCAGAGAAAGCAGATAAGTCAATAGCATAA
- a CDS encoding bifunctional 3,4-dihydroxy-2-butanone-4-phosphate synthase/GTP cyclohydrolase II, which translates to MPRITIEKAIEEIKAGRMVILVDDEDRENEGDLTMAAEKITPEAINFMAKYGRGLICLSLTGKKVDELGLPMMVDNNTSQFETGFTVSIEAKRGVTTGISAADRATTILTAVSDKCRPSDLARPGHIFPLRARNGGVMVRVGQTEGSVDLARLAGLNPSGVICEIMDDDGTMARMPSLEKFSEEHGIGICTIADLVEYRIRTESFVHRAAIAEIPTRHGGDFKMIAYENDIDNLLHIALVKGDIDPEKPVMVRVHSECMTGDIFGSLRCDCGDQLHKAMAMINEEGAGVIIYLRQEGRGIGLVNKLKAYDLQQNHGLDTVEANLKLGFKDDLRDYGIGAQMLVDLGVRKMKLLTNNPKKMVGLQGYGLSLVEQIPIEIPPNEYDWCYLECKKLKMGHMLNLKKE; encoded by the coding sequence ATGCCACGGATTACAATTGAAAAGGCAATTGAAGAAATCAAAGCTGGACGGATGGTTATTCTTGTTGATGATGAAGATCGTGAAAATGAGGGTGATCTGACCATGGCTGCTGAAAAAATAACACCTGAAGCCATTAATTTTATGGCAAAATACGGCAGGGGGCTGATCTGTCTTTCCCTGACAGGAAAAAAGGTTGATGAACTTGGTCTTCCTATGATGGTTGACAATAATACATCACAATTTGAAACAGGTTTTACTGTATCTATTGAAGCAAAGCGCGGTGTTACAACAGGAATTTCCGCAGCAGACCGGGCTACCACTATTCTTACAGCAGTTTCAGATAAATGCAGGCCTTCGGATCTTGCAAGACCTGGACATATCTTTCCTTTAAGGGCAAGAAACGGGGGAGTAATGGTCAGGGTAGGTCAGACCGAAGGTTCTGTTGATCTTGCCCGTCTTGCAGGATTAAACCCTTCAGGGGTTATCTGCGAAATAATGGATGATGACGGAACAATGGCAAGAATGCCTTCTCTTGAAAAGTTCAGTGAAGAGCATGGTATTGGAATATGTACCATAGCTGATCTTGTAGAATACAGGATAAGGACAGAATCCTTTGTCCACAGGGCAGCTATTGCTGAAATCCCCACACGTCACGGCGGTGATTTTAAGATGATTGCCTATGAAAACGATATTGATAATCTTTTGCATATTGCACTGGTTAAAGGAGATATTGACCCAGAAAAACCTGTTATGGTAAGGGTTCATTCTGAATGTATGACAGGAGATATATTTGGTTCTCTTAGATGCGACTGCGGAGATCAGCTTCATAAAGCAATGGCTATGATTAATGAAGAAGGAGCCGGGGTTATTATCTATTTAAGGCAGGAAGGCAGGGGGATCGGGCTTGTGAATAAGCTTAAAGCCTATGATCTCCAGCAAAACCACGGTCTGGATACAGTAGAAGCAAACCTGAAGCTGGGCTTTAAGGATGATCTAAGGGATTATGGAATCGGAGCCCAGATGCTTGTTGATCTTGGTGTTAGAAAAATGAAATTATTGACCAATAATCCTAAAAAAATGGTTGGTCTTCAGGGATATGGATTAAGCCTTGTTGAGCAGATTCCCATAGAAATACCGCCCAATGAATATGACTGGTGTTATCTTGAATGTAAAAAATTGAAAATGGGTCATATGCTTAATCTTAAAAAAGAATAA
- the nrdR gene encoding transcriptional regulator NrdR produces the protein MKCPYCGEIDNKVIDSRLSKEKNVIRRRRECIGCSRRFTTYEHVEEIPVMIIKKDGRREIFNREKVRRGILRACEKRHISMDTIETFLDELERDLKETEEKETPSYIIGEKIMLKLHELDDVAYVRFVSVYREFKDVNDFVSELKNLLSKQDDDCGIVRD, from the coding sequence ATGAAGTGCCCCTATTGCGGTGAAATTGATAATAAGGTAATTGATTCCCGTTTAAGTAAAGAAAAAAATGTTATCCGCAGACGCAGGGAATGTATTGGATGCAGCCGCAGGTTTACTACCTACGAACATGTTGAAGAAATTCCTGTTATGATTATCAAAAAAGATGGAAGGCGTGAAATCTTTAACAGGGAAAAGGTTCGCAGGGGAATTTTACGGGCATGTGAAAAACGCCATATAAGCATGGATACTATTGAAACATTTCTTGATGAACTTGAAAGAGACCTGAAGGAAACCGAAGAAAAAGAAACCCCGTCTTATATAATAGGTGAAAAGATAATGCTGAAGCTTCATGAACTTGATGATGTGGCATATGTCAGGTTTGTGTCGGTTTATCGGGAGTTTAAGGATGTAAATGATTTTGTTTCAGAATTAAAAAATCTTTTGAGTAAACAAGATGATGATTGTGGTATTGTTCGAGATTAA
- the rpiB gene encoding ribose 5-phosphate isomerase B has protein sequence MNNKSIIIGCDHAAFGLKETLKAYLVEQGIEVEDAGPFNTDSVDYPDFGIKVAGAVSQGKFEKGILLCGTGIGMSMVANRFDHVRAALCNDLFSALMSKKHNNANILVIGARVIGDILALEILKTWLQTPFEGGRHQARLDKFDKIN, from the coding sequence ATGAATAACAAAAGCATAATTATAGGCTGCGATCATGCGGCTTTTGGATTAAAAGAAACATTAAAAGCTTATCTTGTCGAACAGGGCATTGAGGTTGAGGATGCAGGCCCTTTTAATACAGATTCCGTTGATTACCCTGATTTTGGAATAAAGGTTGCCGGTGCTGTATCTCAAGGTAAATTTGAAAAAGGAATACTGCTTTGCGGAACTGGTATCGGCATGTCTATGGTGGCAAATAGGTTTGATCATGTCCGGGCAGCTCTCTGCAATGATCTTTTTTCAGCTTTAATGAGTAAAAAGCATAATAATGCCAATATCCTGGTTATAGGTGCAAGGGTTATTGGAGATATTCTTGCTTTGGAAATTTTAAAAACCTGGCTTCAAACACCTTTTGAAGGGGGACGGCATCAGGCAAGACTGGATAAATTTGATAAAATTAATTGA